From the genome of Eucalyptus grandis isolate ANBG69807.140 chromosome 2, ASM1654582v1, whole genome shotgun sequence, one region includes:
- the LOC104417996 gene encoding glutaredoxin, giving the protein MGSIFSSSSSGASKEELASAADKAKEVASSAPVVVFSKTYRGYCQRVKHLLTQLGVSYKVVELDKEGDGAVVQLALADWTGLRTVPNVFIGGNHIGGCDSVTEKHQAGQLVPLLRSAGAVKT; this is encoded by the exons ATGGGGTCAATCTTCAGCTCATCATCGAGCGGCGCGAGCAAGGAGGAGCTGGCGTCCGCCGCGGACAAGGCCAAGGAGGTCGCCTCGTCGGCTCCCGTCGTCGTATTCAG CAAAACTTACCGTGGCTACTGCCAAAGGGTCAAGCATCTGTTGACGCAGCTCGGGGTGAGTTACAAAGTCGTCGAGCTGGACAAGGAAG GTGATGGAGCTGTGGTTCAATTGGCATTGGCAGATTGGACAGGGCTGAGAACAGTACCTAATGTGTTCATTGGGGGAAATCATATTGGTGGATGTGATT CCGTCACTGAGAAACACCAGGCAGGTCAACTGGTACCTCTTCTTAGGAGTGCCGGAGCTGTGAAGACCTAA